The following are encoded together in the Leptolyngbyaceae cyanobacterium genome:
- a CDS encoding serine/threonine-protein kinase, giving the protein MGTQECLNCSSQLLLKERYQATRQIGEGNFSRSFLAEDTRQANTNCVIKQFSLQPQIQGNSEAMAKTIQLFEQEAKLLVEVGEQCPEIPAVLDYFVEDKRLYLIQPYIEGQNLWQELQAQGEFNEHQLREFLYDLLPVLQLLHKRQIIHRQIKPTNIIRKSSDRKFMLMNLGISKQLSETKLLKIGSRTTEPYLAIEQVRTGKAYPASDLYSLGVVCIQMLTQAQIEELYDPLEGRWVWREYLRNIGKDVSDELSQVLDKMLKDAVNDRYQSATELLKDFYDSASKRVTRISAAGKTQAQLQQAKQTQQTQQTQQPQQPQQPQQTQQPQQKIVGWRCVHTLNRHTDTVTCVVFGRYRNLLASGSADSSINVWHYPSGKLVHKLTDHSDTVTAMAFSPDGKVLATGSADKTIKIWQIDSGKLIYSFTGHSVTVFSVAFSPDGQLLASGSGDGTIKLWQLGTGKLVEVLTGHSDFVESVAFSRDGQFLASGSWDNTIKIWQVATGKLLYTLTGHSGSVWSIAVSPDSQTIASNSGDNTIKIWHLASGLLVRTLTVNSGSTWSIAYSPDGQTIASDSNDNTIKIWHVASGQLVRTLSGHSGQVRCVAFGYQGKTIASASDDMTVKVWRCD; this is encoded by the coding sequence GTGGGAACACAAGAGTGTTTAAACTGCTCCTCCCAACTGTTACTAAAAGAACGCTATCAAGCTACTAGGCAGATCGGTGAAGGAAATTTTAGCCGAAGCTTTTTGGCTGAAGATACACGACAAGCTAACACGAACTGCGTCATTAAGCAATTTTCTCTTCAGCCTCAAATTCAAGGTAATTCGGAGGCGATGGCGAAAACGATCCAGTTGTTTGAACAAGAAGCAAAACTACTGGTAGAAGTAGGAGAGCAATGTCCGGAAATACCTGCTGTATTGGATTATTTTGTGGAAGATAAGCGCTTATACTTAATCCAGCCCTATATTGAAGGGCAGAACTTATGGCAAGAGTTACAAGCGCAAGGGGAATTTAACGAGCATCAACTGCGAGAATTCTTGTACGATTTGTTGCCGGTGTTGCAGTTGCTTCACAAGCGGCAAATTATTCACCGCCAAATCAAGCCTACTAATATCATCCGCAAAAGTAGCGATCGCAAATTCATGCTGATGAATTTGGGCATTTCTAAGCAACTCAGCGAAACCAAGTTACTGAAAATCGGTTCTCGCACTACAGAACCGTATTTAGCTATAGAACAAGTACGGACTGGTAAAGCGTACCCAGCCAGCGATTTATATAGTTTAGGCGTTGTCTGCATCCAAATGCTCACCCAAGCGCAGATCGAAGAACTTTACGATCCTCTAGAAGGACGCTGGGTATGGCGAGAATATTTGAGGAACATTGGTAAAGATGTCAGCGACGAATTGAGCCAAGTCTTAGACAAAATGCTCAAAGATGCGGTAAACGATCGCTATCAGTCAGCAACAGAACTCCTGAAAGATTTTTACGACTCAGCTAGCAAGCGCGTTACCCGGATCTCCGCTGCCGGAAAAACTCAAGCTCAACTACAACAAGCAAAGCAAACACAACAAACACAACAAACGCAGCAACCACAACAACCACAACAACCACAACAAACGCAACAACCACAACAAAAAATCGTCGGTTGGCGATGCGTTCATACCCTCAACAGACACACTGATACAGTTACTTGTGTGGTATTTGGTCGCTATCGTAACCTGTTAGCTAGCGGGAGTGCTGACTCCAGCATTAATGTTTGGCATTACCCCAGTGGCAAGCTAGTTCATAAGCTCACCGATCATTCGGATACCGTGACTGCAATGGCATTTAGTCCGGATGGTAAAGTTCTGGCGACTGGAAGCGCGGACAAAACAATCAAAATTTGGCAAATCGATAGTGGCAAACTCATCTATAGTTTTACAGGACATTCCGTAACCGTTTTTTCCGTGGCTTTCAGTCCCGACGGTCAACTTTTGGCTAGCGGTAGCGGTGATGGCACGATCAAGCTATGGCAACTCGGTACGGGTAAGTTGGTAGAAGTATTAACCGGACATTCCGATTTTGTGGAGTCAGTTGCATTTAGCCGCGACGGACAATTTTTGGCTAGTGGTAGTTGGGATAATACGATCAAAATTTGGCAAGTTGCCACTGGAAAGCTGCTTTACACTTTAACCGGACATTCTGGATCGGTTTGGTCGATCGCCGTTAGCCCCGACAGTCAGACGATCGCAAGCAATAGCGGCGACAATACCATTAAAATTTGGCATCTGGCTAGCGGTCTATTGGTTCGCACCCTCACAGTAAACTCTGGTTCTACTTGGTCAATTGCCTATAGCCCCGATGGACAAACGATCGCCAGCGACAGTAACGATAACACGATTAAAATTTGGCACGTAGCTAGCGGTCAACTGGTTCGTACTCTTAGCGGACACTCAGGACAAGTTCGCTGTGTTGCTTTTGGCTATCAAGGTAAAACAATAGCCAGCGCCAGCGATGATATGACGGTGAAAGTCTGGCGGTGTGATTGA
- a CDS encoding ATP-binding protein, producing MRYQQPVLPSLLSVYLSKTPKFWHKLPGVRFGGVFRGLGIRQKISYGYAVAISIAVLGTITGLVIEKQSKAEAKAEWLRVHQQASIVKYLQDAVLQAKTHQQQLFVLVMQPNKYAVESEELLQQISHINLDLHRLSKVVEDKYFLENQYNKEADEKVKELIKKYDITVQIYSDRLMNLLQPIYDSVLSPDEIKEIQQSLMRLMTTELARDFNSFSSELAELSRTLHEQQEQEFIKYQQAENLGSLILLIGLLVSIGMAVAMATYTSWVIARPLVFTTAVAQRVTETGNFNLVAPVTTNDEVGQLANSLNQLIQRVALYTEEIKQTQAQLVQTEKMSSLGQMVAGIAHEINNPVNFISGNIPYLEGYMGELLNLVKLYQLHYPEASSEIEDKIDEMDLDFVSQDLPKILSSMKSGTERIRELVLSLRNFSRLDEAEIKKVDIHEGIDNTLLILSNRLRGAVNVKKDYSELPLIECYPAQLNQVFMNILNNAIDVLLICKGQENKQITIKTENNSSDEILVKISDNGRGIPTEIHDKIFDPFFTTKPVGQGTGLGLSISYKVIEKHQGKIEFYSAPGKGTEFTIYLPVRQKFSQVVLAA from the coding sequence ATGCGTTATCAACAGCCTGTTCTCCCATCGCTCCTATCAGTGTATTTATCTAAAACGCCAAAATTTTGGCACAAGCTTCCAGGAGTAAGATTTGGAGGAGTATTTAGAGGTTTAGGTATCAGGCAAAAAATTAGTTACGGATATGCTGTTGCCATTAGCATTGCAGTTTTAGGTACAATTACTGGATTAGTAATCGAAAAGCAATCTAAAGCTGAAGCGAAAGCAGAATGGTTGCGAGTCCATCAACAAGCTTCGATCGTCAAATATTTGCAAGATGCGGTGCTACAGGCAAAAACTCATCAACAGCAGCTATTCGTTCTGGTGATGCAGCCTAATAAATATGCTGTTGAATCGGAAGAACTCTTACAACAAATAAGTCATATTAATTTGGATTTACACAGACTATCTAAAGTAGTTGAAGATAAATATTTTTTAGAAAATCAATATAATAAAGAAGCAGATGAAAAAGTCAAAGAACTAATTAAAAAGTATGATATTACAGTGCAAATTTATTCCGATCGATTAATGAATTTGCTGCAACCGATATATGATTCGGTTTTATCACCTGACGAAATCAAAGAAATTCAGCAATCGCTGATGCGATTAATGACTACTGAACTAGCACGAGATTTTAATAGCTTTTCCAGCGAGTTAGCAGAGTTATCAAGAACATTACACGAGCAACAAGAACAAGAATTTATTAAATATCAACAAGCAGAAAATTTAGGTAGTCTAATCCTTCTGATCGGCTTGTTGGTATCGATCGGGATGGCAGTAGCGATGGCAACATACACCAGTTGGGTAATTGCCCGTCCATTGGTATTTACTACGGCTGTTGCACAAAGAGTGACGGAAACAGGTAATTTTAACCTGGTGGCACCAGTTACCACTAATGATGAAGTCGGACAATTAGCGAATTCTCTCAATCAGCTAATTCAAAGAGTTGCACTTTACACAGAAGAAATCAAGCAAACGCAAGCGCAGTTAGTGCAAACTGAAAAAATGTCAAGTCTCGGGCAGATGGTGGCGGGAATTGCTCATGAAATTAATAATCCAGTGAATTTTATTTCTGGAAACATTCCCTATTTAGAAGGATATATGGGAGAGTTGCTTAATTTAGTGAAATTATACCAATTACACTATCCAGAAGCAAGCTCAGAAATTGAAGATAAAATTGATGAGATGGATTTGGATTTTGTCAGTCAAGACTTGCCAAAAATTCTTAGTTCAATGAAATCGGGGACGGAACGAATTAGAGAGTTGGTTTTATCTCTACGGAATTTTTCTAGATTAGATGAAGCGGAAATCAAAAAGGTAGATATACACGAAGGAATTGATAATACATTACTAATTTTAAGCAATCGGCTCAGAGGAGCGGTGAATGTCAAAAAGGATTATAGTGAATTACCTTTAATAGAATGCTATCCAGCCCAACTTAACCAAGTATTCATGAATATTTTGAATAATGCGATCGATGTTTTGCTTATTTGTAAAGGACAGGAAAACAAGCAGATTACCATTAAAACGGAAAACAATTCATCAGATGAAATTTTAGTTAAAATTAGCGATAACGGGAGAGGCATTCCTACAGAAATTCATGATAAAATTTTCGATCCGTTTTTCACGACTAAGCCAGTAGGACAAGGTACTGGTTTAGGTTTGTCAATTAGCTATAAAGTAATTGAAAAGCATCAAGGGAAAATAGAATTTTATTCCGCACCGGGTAAGGGAACCGAATTTACCATCTATTTGCCAGTCAGACAAAAATTTTCGCAAGTCGTTTTGGCGGCATAA
- the clpB gene encoding ATP-dependent chaperone ClpB, protein MQPNNPNQFTEKAWEAIARTPDIIKTVQQQYIETEHLMKSLLEQEGLAASILNKAGANVQRVRDYTEDFIKRYPKVSGSSSAYWGRSVDTLLDRADTYRKELQDDFISIEHLLLGFAQDDRFGKSLFQEFRLDEAKLKNTIKAIRGSQKVTDQNPEGKYEALEKYGRDLTELARAGKLDPVIGRDDEIRRTIQILSRRTKNNPVLIGEPGVGKTAIVEGLAQRILSGDVPQSLKDRKLIALDMGALIAGAKYRGEFEERLKAVLKEVTDSQGNIILFIDEIHTVVGAGATQGAMDAGNLLKPMLARGELRCIGATTLDEYRKYLEKDAALERRFQQVYVDQPGVEDTISILRGLKERYEVHHGVKISDSALVAAATLSTRYISDRFLPDKAIDLMDEAAARLKMEITSKPEELDEIDRKILQLEMEKLSLQKETDVASRERLEKLEKELADLKEEQRALSAQWQSEKDVIVDIQTIKEEIDRVNVEIQQAERNYDLNRAAELKYGTMTELQRKLEAAEVRLAQTQTGGKSLLREEVTEADIAEIISKWTGIPISKLVESEMQKLLQLEEELHKRVVGQEEAVTAVADAIQRSRAGLADPNRPTASFIFLGPTGVGKTELAKALAAYLFDTEEALVRIDMSEYMEKHAVSRLIGAPPGYVGYDEGGQLTEAIRRRPYAVILFDEIEKAHPDVFNVMLQILDDGRVTDAQGHTVDFKNSVIIMTSNIGSQYILDVAGDDSRYEEMRSRVMDAMRSNFRPEFLNRIDEMIIFHGLNKQELRRIVQLQVQRLGKRLSDRKMSLKLSDSALDFLADVGYDPVYGARPLKRAIQRELETQIAKSILRGEFNDGDTIFVDVENERLAFKRLPQELLTVQSS, encoded by the coding sequence ATGCAACCCAATAATCCAAATCAATTTACTGAAAAAGCCTGGGAAGCGATCGCGCGCACCCCGGATATCATAAAAACAGTCCAGCAGCAGTACATCGAAACCGAACACTTGATGAAATCGCTGCTGGAACAAGAGGGCTTGGCTGCCAGTATATTAAATAAAGCTGGGGCGAACGTGCAACGGGTGCGGGACTACACGGAAGACTTCATCAAGCGTTATCCGAAAGTTTCTGGTAGCAGTTCCGCCTACTGGGGTCGCAGCGTCGATACATTATTAGATAGAGCAGATACTTATCGCAAAGAATTACAAGACGACTTTATCTCGATCGAACACTTGTTACTAGGTTTTGCACAGGACGATCGGTTTGGCAAATCCTTATTTCAAGAATTTAGACTGGATGAAGCCAAACTAAAGAATACGATCAAAGCAATCCGAGGAAGCCAGAAAGTGACAGATCAAAATCCGGAAGGCAAATATGAGGCTTTAGAAAAATATGGCCGAGATCTCACGGAATTGGCTCGTGCTGGTAAACTAGACCCAGTAATCGGACGAGATGACGAGATTCGCCGCACCATTCAGATTTTATCGCGTCGGACGAAAAATAATCCCGTGTTGATCGGGGAACCGGGAGTTGGTAAAACTGCGATCGTAGAAGGATTGGCGCAAAGAATTCTCAGCGGCGACGTACCCCAATCTCTCAAAGATCGTAAACTAATTGCCTTAGATATGGGCGCTTTGATTGCCGGTGCGAAATACCGAGGTGAATTTGAAGAACGCTTGAAAGCAGTACTCAAAGAAGTTACCGATTCCCAAGGAAATATCATCCTATTTATCGATGAAATTCACACCGTTGTTGGTGCAGGTGCAACTCAAGGCGCGATGGATGCGGGAAACTTGCTTAAACCGATGTTAGCGCGGGGTGAGTTGCGTTGCATCGGTGCGACAACTTTGGATGAATATCGCAAGTATCTGGAAAAAGATGCTGCTTTGGAACGTCGTTTCCAACAAGTTTACGTCGATCAACCAGGCGTAGAAGATACGATTTCGATTCTACGGGGTTTGAAAGAGCGCTATGAAGTTCACCACGGGGTTAAAATTTCTGATAGTGCGTTGGTAGCGGCGGCAACTTTGTCTACTCGTTATATTAGCGATCGCTTTTTACCAGATAAAGCAATTGACTTAATGGACGAAGCGGCGGCGCGTCTGAAAATGGAGATTACCTCTAAGCCGGAAGAACTTGACGAGATCGATCGCAAAATTCTTCAATTAGAAATGGAGAAACTGTCGCTGCAAAAAGAAACCGATGTAGCTTCCAGAGAACGCTTGGAAAAATTAGAAAAAGAACTAGCGGATCTCAAAGAAGAACAACGTGCTTTAAGCGCACAATGGCAATCTGAAAAAGACGTGATCGTCGATATTCAAACCATCAAAGAAGAGATCGATCGCGTTAACGTCGAAATTCAACAAGCAGAACGCAATTACGATCTCAATCGCGCCGCTGAATTGAAATACGGCACGATGACCGAATTGCAGCGTAAATTAGAAGCAGCCGAAGTCAGACTAGCACAAACTCAAACTGGTGGAAAATCCCTATTGCGGGAAGAAGTCACCGAAGCAGATATCGCCGAAATCATCTCCAAGTGGACGGGAATTCCGATTAGCAAATTAGTGGAATCGGAAATGCAAAAACTCCTGCAATTGGAAGAAGAATTGCACAAGCGAGTAGTCGGACAAGAAGAAGCAGTAACGGCGGTTGCTGATGCAATTCAACGTTCTCGCGCAGGTTTAGCTGACCCGAATCGTCCTACCGCTAGCTTTATTTTCCTCGGTCCGACGGGTGTTGGCAAAACCGAATTAGCTAAAGCTTTAGCTGCTTATCTATTCGACACCGAAGAAGCTTTAGTGCGAATCGATATGTCCGAATACATGGAAAAACACGCCGTATCGCGTTTGATTGGTGCGCCTCCCGGATATGTCGGTTATGACGAAGGCGGACAATTAACCGAAGCAATTCGGCGTCGTCCTTATGCGGTAATTCTATTCGATGAAATCGAAAAAGCGCATCCGGATGTCTTCAACGTGATGTTGCAAATTCTTGATGATGGTCGCGTTACCGATGCTCAAGGTCACACGGTAGACTTTAAGAATAGCGTAATTATCATGACCAGCAATATCGGTTCTCAATACATTTTAGATGTAGCTGGCGATGATTCCCGCTATGAAGAAATGCGGAGTCGCGTGATGGATGCGATGCGGAGTAATTTCCGTCCGGAATTCCTCAACCGGATCGATGAAATGATCATCTTCCACGGTTTGAATAAGCAAGAACTGCGAAGAATCGTACAATTGCAAGTACAAAGATTGGGTAAACGTTTAAGCGATCGCAAAATGTCTCTCAAACTTTCTGATTCTGCATTAGACTTCTTAGCAGATGTAGGATACGACCCAGTTTACGGCGCACGTCCATTAAAGAGAGCAATTCAACGGGAGTTAGAAACTCAAATTGCTAAATCTATTTTGCGCGGTGAATTCAATGATGGCGATACCATCTTTGTAGATGTGGAAAACGAACGTCTGGCATTTAAGCGATTACCGCAAGAATTGCTAACAGTTCAATCTAGTTAA